From Deltaproteobacteria bacterium, the proteins below share one genomic window:
- the rpsC gene encoding 30S ribosomal protein S3, with the protein MGQKVHPIGFRLGVIRSWDSKWYEERNYAKWLHEDIKIRDFVKKELGHAGISRIEIERAANKVKVNVHTARPGIVIGKRGAGIETVKKDIQGHTANEVYLNIVEVRKAETDAQLVAENIATQLERRIAFRRAMKKAVQTALKFGAKGIRVACSGRLGGAEMSRYEWYREGRVPLHTLRADIDYGFAEAKTTYGKIGVKVWIFRGEVLPTGSRARK; encoded by the coding sequence GTGGGTCAGAAAGTTCATCCAATTGGTTTTCGCCTCGGCGTCATCCGCTCCTGGGACTCCAAGTGGTACGAGGAGCGCAACTACGCCAAGTGGCTGCACGAGGACATCAAGATCCGCGACTTCGTGAAGAAGGAGCTGGGTCACGCGGGCATCTCGCGCATCGAGATTGAGCGCGCCGCGAACAAGGTGAAGGTCAACGTGCACACCGCGCGCCCGGGCATCGTCATCGGCAAGCGCGGCGCCGGCATCGAGACGGTGAAGAAGGACATCCAGGGCCACACGGCCAACGAGGTGTACCTGAACATCGTCGAGGTCCGTAAGGCCGAGACCGACGCGCAGCTGGTGGCCGAGAACATCGCCACCCAGCTCGAGCGCCGCATCGCCTTCCGCCGCGCCATGAAGAAGGCCGTGCAGACGGCCCTCAAGTTCGGCGCCAAGGGCATCCGCGTGGCCTGCTCGGGCCGCCTGGGTGGCGCCGAGATGAGCCGCTACGAGTGGTACCGCGAGGGTCGCGTTCCGCTCCACACGCTCCGCGCCGACATCGACTACGGCTTCGCCGAGGCCAAGACCACCTACGGCAAGATCGGCGTCAAGGTGTGGATCTTCCGTGGCGAGGTGCTGCCGACCGGCAGCCGCGCCCGCAAGTAA
- the rplV gene encoding 50S ribosomal protein L22 — protein sequence MEAKANLRHLRMAPRKVRAIANLVRGKHAGEAINLLKFTPKTAAAPLRKLIQSAVANAQDLSKGEVDVDRLVISHITVDQGPTGRRFMPRAQGRATRINKKTSHVALTVTDNR from the coding sequence ATGGAAGCCAAAGCCAATCTCCGTCACCTGCGCATGGCGCCCCGGAAGGTCCGCGCCATCGCCAACCTCGTCCGGGGCAAGCACGCCGGCGAGGCCATCAACCTGCTCAAGTTCACGCCCAAGACGGCGGCTGCTCCGCTGCGCAAGCTCATCCAGAGCGCCGTCGCCAACGCCCAGGATCTCTCCAAGGGCGAGGTGGACGTGGACCGCCTGGTGATCTCGCACATCACCGTCGACCAGGGCCCCACCGGCCGCCGCTTCATGCCGCGCGCCCAGGGCCGCGCCACGCGCATCAACAAGAAGACGTCGCACGTGGCTCTCACCGTCACCGACAACCGCTAA